Proteins encoded by one window of Polaribacter haliotis:
- a CDS encoding efflux RND transporter periplasmic adaptor subunit, translating into MSKRSKIILIVIAVFFIAALIWFGKKNAKSIVEYETETPFRTTIVKKTVATGKVIPLEEIEIKPQITGIIDKVLLLEGSKVKKGDLIATVRVVPNEQSLISAKGRVDNAKLRVNNSAVSYKRTKNLFDKGVIARTEFESVELTYNQAKQDLKNAQNDYQIIKRGSAGSGGSANTNIIAQMSGTILEIPVKEGDQVIQSNNFNAGTTIASIADMAKMIFEGKVDESEVGKLVKGTEIEVSIGAIEGTKFPAKLNFIAPKGTEEGGAVQFKIKADVSLDDKFFIRAGYSANADIVLVKKDSVLSIKEALLRFDKKTEEPYVEVKQADGNYEKKTLKLGTSDGVNVEILEGVTKDDEIKIWNKASKDDKKKED; encoded by the coding sequence ATGAGCAAGAGATCAAAAATTATTTTAATAGTTATTGCAGTATTTTTTATTGCAGCACTTATTTGGTTCGGTAAAAAGAACGCAAAAAGTATTGTAGAATACGAAACTGAAACTCCATTTAGAACAACAATTGTTAAAAAAACAGTAGCTACTGGTAAAGTAATTCCATTGGAAGAAATTGAAATTAAACCTCAAATAACAGGTATTATAGACAAAGTTTTGTTGTTAGAAGGTTCTAAAGTTAAAAAAGGAGATTTAATTGCAACAGTAAGAGTTGTACCTAATGAGCAATCTTTAATTAGCGCTAAAGGTAGAGTAGATAACGCAAAGTTAAGAGTTAATAATTCTGCTGTTTCTTATAAAAGAACGAAGAATTTATTCGATAAAGGTGTTATTGCAAGAACAGAATTCGAAAGTGTAGAATTAACATATAATCAAGCTAAACAAGATTTAAAGAATGCTCAAAACGATTATCAAATTATAAAAAGAGGTTCTGCAGGTTCTGGTGGAAGTGCAAATACAAATATTATTGCACAAATGTCTGGGACAATCTTAGAGATTCCTGTTAAAGAAGGAGATCAAGTAATTCAGTCTAACAATTTTAATGCAGGAACTACAATTGCATCGATTGCAGATATGGCCAAAATGATTTTCGAAGGAAAAGTAGACGAATCTGAAGTTGGTAAATTAGTAAAAGGAACAGAAATTGAAGTTTCAATTGGAGCCATTGAAGGAACAAAATTTCCAGCAAAATTAAACTTTATTGCACCTAAAGGAACTGAAGAAGGTGGTGCAGTACAATTTAAAATTAAAGCAGATGTTTCTTTAGATGATAAATTCTTTATTAGAGCAGGTTATAGTGCAAATGCAGATATTGTTTTAGTAAAAAAAGATAGTGTTTTATCTATAAAAGAAGCATTGTTAAGATTTGATAAAAAGACTGAAGAACCTTATGTAGAAGTAAAACAAGCAGATGGTAACTACGAAAAGAAAACTTTAAAATTAGGAACTTCTGATGGTGTAAATGTGGAAATTTTAGAAGGAGTTACAAAAGACGACGAAATTAAAATTTGGAACAAAGCTTCTAAAGACGATAAGAAAAAAGAAGACTAA
- a CDS encoding acyl-CoA thioesterase has translation MKSVFEYKLKVKSEDLDDLNHVNNVVYVKWMDIVAFEHWAFLTKENPMKQFIWVVLKHEIDYLKQAVLGDKITVKTWVGETRGFKSERLMEFYKNEELLVKAKTVWGMLDEKTYKPARIREDVLDVLYSKE, from the coding sequence ATGAAGTCCGTTTTTGAATATAAACTAAAAGTAAAATCAGAAGATTTAGACGATTTAAACCATGTAAATAATGTGGTTTATGTAAAATGGATGGATATTGTGGCTTTTGAACATTGGGCATTTCTAACGAAAGAAAATCCTATGAAACAATTTATTTGGGTGGTTTTAAAACATGAGATAGACTATTTAAAACAAGCGGTTTTAGGTGATAAAATTACAGTTAAAACTTGGGTAGGAGAAACTAGAGGTTTTAAATCTGAACGTTTAATGGAGTTTTATAAAAATGAAGAATTGTTAGTAAAAGCAAAAACAGTTTGGGGAATGTTAGATGAAAAGACATACAAACCAGCAAGAATTAGAGAAGATGTTTTGGATGTTTTATATTCTAAAGAATAG
- a CDS encoding trimeric intracellular cation channel family protein yields the protein MSLIYVLDILGTFAFAISGALVASDKKFDLFGVLIIAFVTAVGGGMLRDVLINAHPINWIGDLNYLFVIFTAVVFTFLFKSKIAHLSKTMFLFDTVGISVFTLLGLEKGLSYDLHPIIALIMGMISAVFGGVLRDVLTNKIPLIFQKEIYASACLAGGITYLILNHFHIPENIIFIISASIIIIIRVIAVKFELELPKIKDDLFTKK from the coding sequence ATGAGTCTTATTTACGTTTTAGATATCTTAGGAACTTTTGCATTTGCAATAAGTGGAGCTTTGGTTGCTTCTGATAAAAAGTTCGATCTATTTGGTGTCTTAATCATTGCTTTTGTTACAGCAGTAGGAGGTGGAATGTTGCGAGATGTTTTAATAAATGCACATCCCATAAATTGGATTGGAGACTTAAATTATTTGTTTGTAATCTTTACTGCAGTAGTTTTTACATTTCTATTTAAAAGTAAGATTGCGCATTTAAGCAAAACCATGTTTTTATTTGATACTGTTGGTATTAGCGTGTTTACTTTATTGGGTTTAGAAAAAGGTCTTTCTTACGATTTACATCCAATTATTGCGTTAATTATGGGAATGATTTCTGCTGTTTTTGGTGGTGTTTTACGTGATGTTTTAACGAATAAAATTCCATTAATTTTTCAGAAAGAAATATATGCTTCTGCATGTTTAGCTGGTGGAATTACTTATTTAATTTTGAATCATTTTCATATTCCAGAAAATATAATTTTTATTATTTCTGCTTCTATCATTATAATTATAAGAGTTATAGCCGTAAAATTTGAATTGGAGTTACCAAAAATAAAAGACGATCTATTCACAAAAAAGTAA
- a CDS encoding helix-turn-helix transcriptional regulator: MKNTLKVQRAILDITQDDLAKKIGVSRQTINSIEKNRYVPSTVLALKLSNIFKISVNEFFILEQDD; the protein is encoded by the coding sequence ATGAAAAATACACTTAAAGTACAGCGTGCAATATTAGATATTACACAAGACGATTTAGCTAAAAAGATAGGTGTTTCTCGTCAAACAATTAATTCTATTGAGAAGAATAGATATGTTCCATCCACTGTTTTGGCTTTGAAACTATCGAATATTTTTAAAATTTCAGTGAATGAGTTTTTTATATTAGAGCAGGATGATTAA
- a CDS encoding TetR/AcrR family transcriptional regulator, translating into MSKKTSFSKTTILNKVTHLFHSKGYCATSMQDIVEVSNLNRSSLYNTFGSKLELFITCFDTCETKYRRDVQKIIMASTNPLKTVRQILELSINETINGYLIPNYISEIKNKETQINRLVKNQQAYFLDLFEDIVKRGQGLGSINNSKSSKQYANYLLTSYQGLQIMKSFPEDDYKLQNVIYDVISVIE; encoded by the coding sequence ATGTCAAAAAAAACATCCTTTAGTAAAACAACTATTTTAAATAAAGTAACACACCTTTTTCATTCTAAGGGATATTGTGCTACTTCTATGCAAGATATTGTTGAAGTTAGTAACTTAAACAGATCTAGTCTTTACAATACTTTTGGAAGTAAATTGGAATTGTTTATCACTTGTTTTGATACTTGTGAAACAAAATACAGAAGAGATGTTCAGAAAATAATAATGGCTTCAACTAATCCATTAAAAACAGTTCGTCAAATTCTAGAACTATCTATAAATGAAACCATTAACGGATATTTAATTCCAAATTATATTTCTGAAATTAAAAATAAGGAAACACAAATTAATAGATTAGTTAAAAACCAACAAGCTTATTTTTTAGATTTGTTTGAAGACATTGTAAAAAGAGGACAAGGTTTAGGCTCTATAAATAACAGTAAATCTAGCAAGCAATATGCAAATTACTTGTTAACTTCTTACCAAGGTTTACAAATAATGAAAAGCTTTCCTGAAGACGATTATAAATTGCAAAATGTAATTTATGATGTAATTTCTGTGATAGAATAA
- a CDS encoding MaoC family dehydratase, which produces MKPLEFESFKEFKSMIGKKLPTGNWYTVTQEMINDFANATLDKQWIHIDENRAEKESPFKSTIAHGFMSVSMISKLLEDLFVIKSIKMGLNYGLNKVRFPNPVPVNSQLRMLAEVKEIEDLDNNGIKITFSCLIEIKGHKKPACVAEFLCALYE; this is translated from the coding sequence ATGAAACCGTTAGAATTCGAAAGTTTTAAAGAGTTTAAATCTATGATTGGTAAAAAATTACCAACTGGAAATTGGTACACAGTTACTCAAGAAATGATTAACGATTTTGCAAACGCAACTTTAGACAAACAATGGATTCATATCGATGAAAACAGAGCAGAGAAGGAGTCTCCTTTTAAAAGTACAATTGCACACGGATTTATGTCTGTTTCTATGATTTCTAAATTATTGGAAGATTTATTTGTGATAAAAAGCATAAAAATGGGCTTGAATTATGGTTTGAATAAAGTCCGTTTTCCAAATCCTGTTCCTGTAAATAGTCAATTAAGAATGCTTGCGGAAGTGAAAGAAATTGAAGATTTAGACAATAATGGAATTAAAATAACTTTCTCTTGTTTAATAGAAATTAAAGGTCATAAAAAACCAGCCTGTGTTGCAGAGTTTTTGTGTGCTTTATATGAGTGA
- a CDS encoding TolC family protein: MRKLIIFLFVISFSSLKAQEEAVSKMTLSEYLGYVKMYHPIVKQANLIINNSEANLLKARGSFDPKIEVDYTKKQFKEKEYYNKLNGAFKIPTWYGVEFKANFEQNDGVFLNPENSVPLDGLYSAGVSVSLARGLLTNQRMASLKQAKYFLEQAKEDQQITVNTILYDASLSYFNWLKTYNEKRVYDDFLNNAKIRFEGTKRAFQEGEKPAIDTLEARITLNTRKLNLEKARIKLIKASLELSNFLWLNENTPVELKESIIPDLNTYNAIDKTFNIALFNNENFEIENHPKIRSLEYKIKSLDVEKRLKMNNLLPKIDLQYNFISPNGDQINSFNTNNYKAGINFSMPLFIRKERGDLKLAKIKLQDKQLESETVKVVIKNKIDAIQQELSSFIIQSDFTANIVRDYDVLLKAEERKFFLGESSLFLVNYREEKYIDSKLKAISLENSFFKSKATLFKEAVLKPL; encoded by the coding sequence ATGAGAAAACTAATTATATTCTTATTTGTCATTTCATTTTCATCTTTAAAAGCACAGGAAGAAGCTGTTTCTAAAATGACGCTTTCTGAGTATTTGGGGTATGTAAAAATGTATCACCCAATTGTGAAACAGGCGAATTTAATTATTAATAATAGTGAAGCTAATTTACTAAAAGCAAGAGGTTCTTTCGACCCTAAAATTGAAGTAGATTATACCAAAAAGCAATTCAAAGAAAAGGAATATTACAACAAGTTGAATGGTGCTTTTAAAATACCAACTTGGTATGGTGTTGAGTTTAAAGCCAATTTCGAACAAAATGATGGTGTATTTTTAAATCCTGAAAATAGTGTTCCTTTAGATGGTTTATATAGTGCAGGAGTTTCTGTTTCTTTGGCAAGAGGTTTACTTACCAACCAAAGAATGGCTTCTCTAAAACAAGCAAAATATTTTTTAGAACAAGCAAAAGAAGACCAGCAAATAACTGTAAATACTATTTTGTATGATGCTTCTCTCTCTTACTTCAATTGGTTAAAAACGTATAATGAAAAAAGAGTTTATGACGATTTTCTAAACAATGCGAAAATTCGTTTTGAAGGAACAAAAAGGGCTTTCCAAGAAGGAGAAAAACCTGCAATTGATACTTTAGAAGCAAGAATTACTTTAAATACAAGAAAACTAAATTTAGAAAAGGCACGTATTAAATTGATAAAAGCGTCTTTAGAATTGTCTAATTTTTTATGGCTCAATGAAAACACGCCAGTTGAATTGAAAGAAAGTATAATCCCGGATTTAAATACTTATAATGCAATTGATAAGACGTTTAATATCGCACTTTTTAATAATGAAAATTTTGAAATTGAAAATCATCCAAAAATAAGATCTTTAGAGTATAAAATTAAAAGTTTAGATGTTGAAAAGCGTTTAAAAATGAATAATTTATTACCAAAAATAGATTTACAGTACAATTTTATTTCTCCAAATGGAGACCAAATAAATTCGTTTAACACCAATAACTACAAAGCAGGAATCAATTTTAGCATGCCTTTATTTATTAGAAAAGAAAGAGGAGATTTAAAGTTGGCTAAAATAAAATTGCAAGACAAACAATTAGAAAGTGAAACTGTAAAAGTTGTGATTAAAAATAAAATTGATGCCATTCAGCAAGAATTAAGCTCATTTATAATTCAGAGTGATTTTACTGCTAATATTGTAAGAGATTACGATGTTTTACTAAAAGCAGAAGAACGCAAGTTCTTCTTAGGAGAAAGCTCTCTTTTCTTAGTAAATTACAGAGAAGAAAAATATATTGATTCCAAATTAAAAGCAATTAGTTTAGAAAATTCTTTCTTTAAATCGAAAGCAACTTTGTTTAAAGAAGCTGTGTTAAAGCCCCTTTAA
- a CDS encoding DUF2461 domain-containing protein, whose product MQFEKSTFKYLQDLQKNNNRDWFADHKETYLKAQQNAKDVFAEIHLNLQKHDEIEKSKMMRIYRDVRFSKDKTPYKAHFANSYSRLGKELRGGYFLRIRPGESFLAGGFWEPSKEDLFRIRKEIELDASEIKDILEEKNYKKHFGGKFESFSELKTAPRGFDKEHPDVDLLRKKGFIATKNFTDEEVLSPNFVQEVDKSFKALRPFFNLFSDILTTNLNGERII is encoded by the coding sequence ATGCAATTCGAAAAATCTACTTTTAAATACTTACAAGATTTACAAAAAAATAACAATAGAGATTGGTTTGCAGACCACAAAGAAACCTATTTAAAAGCGCAACAAAATGCGAAAGATGTATTTGCAGAGATTCATTTAAACTTGCAAAAACATGATGAAATAGAGAAATCTAAAATGATGCGTATTTATAGAGATGTTCGTTTTTCTAAAGATAAAACACCATATAAAGCTCATTTTGCAAATTCATATTCCAGATTAGGAAAAGAATTAAGAGGTGGTTATTTTTTAAGAATTAGACCAGGAGAATCTTTTTTAGCTGGCGGGTTTTGGGAACCAAGTAAAGAAGACTTGTTCCGAATTCGTAAAGAAATTGAGTTAGATGCATCAGAGATAAAAGATATTTTAGAAGAGAAAAATTACAAGAAACATTTTGGTGGAAAATTCGAAAGTTTTAGCGAATTAAAAACAGCACCTAGAGGTTTTGATAAAGAACATCCAGATGTAGATTTATTACGTAAAAAAGGTTTTATAGCAACCAAAAATTTTACGGATGAGGAAGTTTTGTCTCCTAATTTTGTGCAAGAAGTAGACAAAAGTTTTAAAGCTTTACGTCCGTTTTTTAATTTATTTAGCGATATTTTAACGACAAATTTAAATGGTGAACGAATTATTTAA
- a CDS encoding DUF1853 family protein — MHQKTKDIQKRYDGFLQTNCLWKDNAVYDIQQFKIESKSMKIDTEINEKLRLGKYIEKFVSFELEQETTIEILCENIQIQKGKITLGELDCILSKNKKPIHLEIIYKFYLYDNTIGTNEIEHFIGPNKKDSLVEKLYKLKHKQLPLLYSKECTEYLLTLNLENNKIEQQVYFKAQLFVPFSNRNIKLKQLNSDCVIGFYINKDELSQFTECKFYIPNKKDWLVIPHQNVEWQSFYQFKENSLEYLERQFSPLCWLKKPNGEIEKFFFVWWKSLN, encoded by the coding sequence ATGCATCAAAAAACAAAAGACATTCAGAAAAGATATGATGGTTTTCTACAAACAAATTGTTTGTGGAAAGATAATGCTGTATATGATATACAGCAATTTAAAATCGAATCGAAATCAATGAAAATTGATACTGAAATAAATGAAAAACTACGTTTAGGAAAATACATAGAAAAGTTTGTTTCCTTTGAACTGGAACAAGAAACTACTATTGAAATTTTATGCGAAAACATCCAAATTCAGAAAGGGAAAATTACTTTAGGGGAATTAGACTGTATTTTATCAAAAAATAAAAAACCTATTCATTTAGAAATAATTTATAAATTCTATTTGTATGATAACACTATTGGTACAAATGAAATTGAGCATTTTATTGGTCCGAATAAAAAAGATTCTTTGGTTGAAAAGTTATACAAACTAAAACATAAACAGTTGCCACTTCTCTACTCTAAAGAATGTACAGAATATTTACTAACACTGAATTTAGAAAATAACAAAATTGAACAACAAGTCTATTTTAAAGCACAATTATTTGTTCCGTTTTCAAATAGAAATATCAAATTAAAACAATTAAATTCTGATTGTGTTATTGGTTTTTACATCAATAAAGATGAATTAAGTCAATTTACAGAGTGTAAATTTTACATTCCTAATAAAAAAGATTGGTTGGTAATTCCGCACCAAAATGTAGAATGGCAATCTTTTTATCAATTTAAAGAAAATTCTTTAGAATATTTAGAGAGACAATTTTCTCCACTTTGTTGGTTGAAAAAACCAAATGGAGAAATTGAAAAATTCTTTTTTGTTTGGTGGAAATCTTTAAATTAA
- a CDS encoding MATE family efflux transporter encodes MNKLAGNLGTEKISKLLIKQAVPATIGILVMSLNMIVDTIFVGQWIGVLAIAAITVVLPIAFLISSIGMGIGIGGSSIISRALGANNSEKAFLTFGNQICLTVILAILFVILGNVFSVPILNLFGAKGDILPIASEYFGVIIYGVPFLAFAMMGNPTIRAEGKPKFAMYAMMVPAVLNVLLDILFIKVFDWGMYGAGLATSISYASCGLYILYFFLSSKSELKIIPKNFKLDFKIVREIVELGGVSIVRQGAISILMIVLNYSLFTYGGEISIAVFGIINRVMMFALSPVLGVSQGFLPVAGFNIGAEKNERVKETIKKSIYFGSIVGTIIFIGIVIFKEQIIWVFTNDATLLDKTPNAMLIVFLVTPIVTMQLIGSAYFQAAGKAMPALFLTLLKQGIFLIPLAYFLPMYYGVNGVWWSFPIADTLSTIITIIVLKREVNKNLQ; translated from the coding sequence ATGAACAAACTCGCAGGCAATTTAGGTACCGAAAAAATAAGTAAATTATTGATAAAACAAGCAGTTCCTGCAACTATAGGAATTCTTGTAATGTCTTTAAATATGATTGTAGACACCATTTTTGTTGGACAATGGATTGGTGTTTTAGCAATTGCTGCAATTACTGTGGTTTTACCAATTGCCTTTTTAATTTCTTCCATTGGAATGGGAATTGGAATTGGAGGAAGTTCTATCATATCAAGAGCTTTAGGTGCTAATAATTCTGAAAAAGCTTTTCTAACGTTTGGGAATCAAATTTGTTTAACGGTAATTTTAGCTATTCTTTTTGTAATTCTTGGAAATGTATTTAGTGTTCCTATCTTAAATTTATTTGGCGCAAAAGGAGATATTTTACCAATTGCATCCGAATATTTTGGTGTAATTATTTATGGAGTTCCTTTTTTGGCATTTGCGATGATGGGTAACCCAACCATAAGAGCCGAAGGAAAACCAAAATTTGCAATGTATGCAATGATGGTTCCTGCAGTTTTAAATGTTCTTTTAGATATTTTATTTATTAAAGTTTTCGATTGGGGAATGTATGGAGCTGGTTTAGCAACTTCAATTTCTTACGCTAGTTGTGGTTTGTACATCTTATATTTCTTCTTGTCTTCTAAAAGTGAATTAAAAATAATTCCGAAAAACTTTAAATTAGATTTTAAAATTGTTCGAGAAATTGTTGAGCTTGGTGGAGTTTCTATCGTTAGACAAGGTGCAATTAGTATTTTAATGATTGTTTTAAATTACTCTCTTTTTACTTATGGAGGAGAAATTTCTATTGCAGTATTTGGAATTATCAATAGAGTTATGATGTTTGCTTTATCGCCAGTTTTAGGAGTTTCTCAAGGATTTTTACCAGTAGCAGGATTTAATATTGGTGCAGAAAAAAATGAACGCGTAAAAGAAACCATTAAAAAGTCGATTTATTTCGGCTCTATTGTAGGAACTATTATTTTTATTGGAATTGTAATTTTTAAGGAACAAATAATTTGGGTTTTTACCAACGATGCAACTTTGTTAGATAAAACACCAAATGCAATGTTAATTGTCTTTTTAGTAACCCCAATTGTAACGATGCAATTAATTGGATCTGCCTATTTCCAAGCTGCAGGAAAAGCGATGCCTGCATTATTTTTAACACTTTTAAAACAAGGTATATTCTTAATTCCTTTAGCTTATTTTTTACCCATGTATTATGGAGTAAATGGAGTTTGGTGGTCTTTCCCAATTGCAGATACACTTTCTACAATTATTACAATTATCGTTTTAAAAAGAGAAGTAAATAAAAACCTTCAATAG
- a CDS encoding DEAD/DEAH box helicase, with product MSTFSELGIKKEYLQGLKELGIKIPSEIQEKAIPVLLNSKTDFVGLAQTGTGKTAAFGLPILHAIDADKDEIQALILSPTRELVQQIKKQLFKYTKYCTEKIFLEAVFGGEKIDIQIGKLKRKTHVVIATPGRLVDLIERGEIDISNIKTLVLDEADEMLSMGFKQDLNRILKFTTGERNTWLFSATMPDEIQRIIKTYMDSNAPRVEINRNSLVNENIRHQYVRTSIKQKTNDIISYIEKRGTERGIIFCRTKLGVQNLYNQLKDEGFSVGALEGDMQQRDREKAMRAFKNESVQYLISTDVSARGIDVRGLEFIIHHQLPEQLEYYTHRSGRTARAGKTGNSIAFILPSELERIHEIQKELNIKFTELKV from the coding sequence ATGTCTACATTTTCAGAATTAGGAATTAAAAAAGAATACCTTCAGGGATTAAAAGAATTGGGAATTAAAATCCCTTCAGAAATTCAAGAAAAAGCAATTCCTGTTTTATTAAATTCAAAAACCGATTTTGTTGGTTTAGCACAAACAGGAACTGGTAAAACAGCTGCTTTTGGTTTGCCAATTTTACATGCTATTGATGCTGATAAAGATGAAATACAGGCGTTAATTTTATCGCCAACAAGAGAATTGGTGCAACAAATTAAAAAGCAACTTTTTAAATATACGAAATACTGTACTGAAAAAATCTTTTTAGAAGCCGTTTTTGGTGGCGAAAAGATTGATATTCAAATAGGTAAATTAAAAAGAAAAACACATGTAGTAATTGCAACCCCAGGAAGATTGGTAGATTTAATTGAACGTGGAGAAATAGATATTAGCAATATTAAAACATTGGTTTTAGATGAAGCTGATGAGATGCTTTCTATGGGTTTTAAACAAGATTTAAACCGAATCTTAAAATTTACAACTGGAGAAAGAAATACATGGTTATTTTCTGCAACAATGCCAGATGAGATTCAGCGAATTATTAAAACATATATGGACTCTAATGCTCCAAGAGTTGAGATTAATAGAAATTCTTTAGTAAATGAAAATATTAGACACCAATATGTTAGGACCTCAATAAAACAAAAAACAAACGATATTATTTCTTATATCGAAAAAAGAGGAACTGAAAGAGGAATTATTTTCTGTAGAACAAAATTAGGAGTTCAGAATTTGTATAATCAGTTGAAAGATGAAGGTTTTTCAGTGGGTGCTTTAGAAGGAGATATGCAACAAAGAGATCGTGAAAAAGCGATGAGAGCTTTTAAAAATGAAAGTGTGCAATATTTAATTTCTACAGATGTTTCTGCAAGAGGTATTGATGTGAGAGGTTTGGAATTTATCATTCATCATCAATTACCAGAACAGTTAGAATACTATACACACAGAAGTGGAAGAACTGCAAGAGCTGGAAAAACTGGAAATTCTATCGCTTTTATTCTACCTAGTGAATTGGAAAGAATTCACGAAATTCAGAAAGAATTAAATATAAAATTTACAGAACTTAAAGTTTAA
- a CDS encoding HlyD family secretion protein, producing MLNISNNQLNKKIDLNQFKSGKEIFSKKYYKAFNKFLLAFAIIGFIFIFLPWTQNITSQGTVTTLTPDQRPQTIQSQIPGRIEQWFVREGDYVKKGDTILRISEVKSEYFDNRLIERTNDQINAKTSSVNAYQGKVEALQRQVQALKQERGLKIEQTKNKLLQARLKVQSDSISFEAAKTNLNIAKKQFTRTETLQKEGLKAVVDVEQKRLKLQETQAKLIAQENKLLATKNEVLNAKLELSRIGATYTDKISKAQSDMYTAQSSGFDAKAQVSKLENSNSNYRVRNSLLYITAPQNGYINKAIKGGIGGTFKEGESLVGIMPEKYDLAVETYVRPIDLPLLHVGEKVRVQFDGWPAIVFSGWPNVSYGTYGAKVVAIENFISSNGKYRVLLASDKKDFAWPEAIRVGSGARTIALLEDVPIWFELWRQLNSFPPNYYQPENSGKEEANSKK from the coding sequence ATGTTAAACATTTCTAACAATCAGTTAAATAAAAAAATAGATTTAAATCAATTTAAATCTGGCAAAGAAATCTTTTCTAAAAAATATTATAAAGCATTTAACAAGTTCTTGTTGGCTTTTGCTATCATAGGTTTTATATTCATATTTTTACCATGGACACAGAATATTACAAGTCAAGGTACTGTAACTACTCTAACACCAGACCAAAGACCACAAACCATACAATCTCAAATTCCTGGTAGAATTGAGCAATGGTTTGTTCGCGAAGGAGATTATGTTAAAAAAGGAGACACCATTCTAAGAATTTCTGAAGTAAAAAGCGAATATTTTGATAATCGTTTAATTGAAAGAACAAACGACCAAATTAATGCAAAAACATCTTCAGTAAATGCATATCAAGGTAAAGTGGAAGCGTTGCAAAGACAAGTGCAAGCTTTAAAACAAGAAAGAGGTTTAAAGATTGAACAAACAAAAAATAAATTATTACAAGCTCGTTTAAAAGTACAAAGTGATAGCATTTCTTTTGAAGCTGCTAAAACAAATTTAAACATTGCCAAAAAGCAGTTTACACGAACAGAAACGTTACAAAAAGAAGGTTTAAAAGCTGTTGTGGATGTAGAACAAAAACGTTTAAAATTACAGGAAACTCAGGCTAAATTAATTGCACAAGAAAATAAATTATTAGCCACTAAAAACGAAGTTTTAAATGCAAAATTAGAATTATCGAGAATAGGCGCGACCTACACAGATAAAATTTCTAAAGCACAAAGCGATATGTATACTGCACAATCCAGTGGTTTTGATGCAAAAGCACAAGTTTCTAAATTAGAAAACAGCAATAGTAATTATAGAGTTCGAAATAGTCTATTATACATTACTGCTCCACAAAATGGGTATATAAATAAAGCCATAAAAGGTGGTATTGGAGGTACATTTAAAGAAGGAGAATCTCTGGTTGGAATTATGCCAGAAAAATACGATTTAGCAGTAGAAACTTATGTAAGGCCAATAGATTTACCATTATTGCATGTTGGAGAAAAAGTACGAGTTCAGTTTGATGGTTGGCCAGCAATTGTTTTTTCTGGTTGGCCTAATGTATCTTATGGAACTTATGGTGCTAAAGTAGTTGCTATAGAGAATTTTATAAGTAGTAATGGAAAATACAGAGTTTTATTAGCTTCTGATAAAAAAGATTTTGCGTGGCCAGAAGCTATTAGAGTTGGTTCTGGTGCAAGAACCATTGCATTGTTAGAAGATGTACCTATTTGGTTCGAATTATGGAGGCAACTAAACAGCTTCCCTCCCAACTATTATCAGCCAGAAAATTCTGGAAAAGAAGAAGCGAATTCTAAAAAATAA